The sequence GCGAACGCAAAAAATTATGGCTATAAAACATCAAATGCAAGTTTTATGTATCTTTACGGTTTCATTTGGTTTTTAACCTGATATGGACTCAATTATACGTTATCTTACAAACCTTTAAACATATTTTGTTATGGAAATTAAAAAAGTTAAAGCTCTTGAGATTCTTGATTCCCGCGGGAATCCTACGGTTGAAGCAACGGTTGTTCTGGAAGACGGAAGTTGCGGGCATGCCATGGTACCCAGTGGTGCATCCACAGGTGAGCGTGAGGCTACTGAACTCAGAGATGGCGACAAGAAGCGTTATCTCGGCAAAGGTACTCTGAAAGCTGTTGAAAATGTAAATAAGACCATTGCCTCGCAGATTGTTGGCAAATGTTTTGCCAACCAGCAGGAACTGGACTATTTCCTCATCAATCTGGATGGCACCAAAAACAAATCCAAACTGGGAGCCAACGCCATTCTTTCTGTTTCCATGGCTTTTGCCAGAGCAATGGCAAAAAGTGCAGGCATTCCCCTTTATAAATACCTGGGTGGAATCAATGCCAACCTGCTTCCCGTGCCCTGCATGAATATTATCAATGGCGGAAAGCATGCTGATAATAATGTTGACTTCCAGGAGTTTATGATTGCTCCTCATGGTGCACCAAACTTTACAGAATCAATCCGCATGGGGATTGAAGTGTTCCACACTCTGAAATCGGTTCTGAAGAGCAAGGGATATAATACGGCTGTGGGCGATGAAGGCGGGTTTGCTCCCAACCTCAAATCGAACGAAGAAGCTGTTGAAGTGATTCTGGAAGCTATTCAGAAAGCCGGTTACAAGCCGGGGGAACACGTAAGCATTTGCCTTGACCCGGCCACCAGCGAACTCTGGGAAGACGGAAAGTACAAAATGTTCAAGAGTACGGGCAATCTTGTTTCAAGCGATGATATGGTGAAACTCTGGGAAAAATGGGTGAATCAGTATCCCATTGTTCTTCTGGAAGACGGTATGGCCGAAAATGACTGGACAGGCTGGAAAAACCTTACCGATGTTCTTGGCAGGAAAATAGAACTTGTTGGAGATGATCTTTTCTGTACCAATAAGGAAATTCTGGCAGAGGGTATTAGTAAAGGAGTTGCTAATTCTGTTTTAATTAAACTGAACCAGATAGGTACCGTAACCGAAACCCTGGAAACCATTCAACTGGCTTATGAGAATGGTTATCATGCCTTTGTTTCGCACCGGAGTGGTGAAACGGTTGATACCTTTATTGCCGACCTGACAGTGGGATTGAACACAGGTCACCTCAAAACCGGAAGCGGCTGCCGCAGCGAGCGGATTGAAAAATTCAATCAGCTGATGCGCATTGAACAGGAACTGGGAATCGCCGCCAGATTTGCCGGAAAGAGGACCTTTCAGATCGCCTGATTTCAGAAAGGACGGTTTTT comes from Bacteroidales bacterium and encodes:
- the eno gene encoding phosphopyruvate hydratase, translating into MEIKKVKALEILDSRGNPTVEATVVLEDGSCGHAMVPSGASTGEREATELRDGDKKRYLGKGTLKAVENVNKTIASQIVGKCFANQQELDYFLINLDGTKNKSKLGANAILSVSMAFARAMAKSAGIPLYKYLGGINANLLPVPCMNIINGGKHADNNVDFQEFMIAPHGAPNFTESIRMGIEVFHTLKSVLKSKGYNTAVGDEGGFAPNLKSNEEAVEVILEAIQKAGYKPGEHVSICLDPATSELWEDGKYKMFKSTGNLVSSDDMVKLWEKWVNQYPIVLLEDGMAENDWTGWKNLTDVLGRKIELVGDDLFCTNKEILAEGISKGVANSVLIKLNQIGTVTETLETIQLAYENGYHAFVSHRSGETVDTFIADLTVGLNTGHLKTGSGCRSERIEKFNQLMRIEQELGIAARFAGKRTFQIA